In one Haloplanus salinus genomic region, the following are encoded:
- a CDS encoding serine hydrolase domain-containing protein — MSPFDADPVARVRRVFERHAAVGLHHGAQLAVYDGEERVLDLATGTVGPDGPETTPDRRHVLFSCTKPYAGVCLHRLVERGALDYDDPVCDHWPEFATPGTEKAEATVRHVLSHQAGLPYGPFDEAYDQWTDWDAAVAAMEELDPRFRPGSTAAYHALNYGFLVGELVRRVSGTPVDEYAREHVFEPLGMTETAIGLPDDDPDDAATLAGFAAGERCRDAGVGLDGREGEAAELFNREPIRRAVIPAATGVGTARDMARFYACLVNGGTFGGTRLLASETVETATSVQVEVERDATMKVPRRYALGFERAGTAWDKYGTLAPRTTFGHGGLGSVVGWGDPESGLAMAYVTNGIREETEHAQRACEMADAVRRAFGGSA; from the coding sequence ATGAGTCCGTTCGACGCCGATCCGGTCGCCCGCGTCCGCCGGGTGTTCGAGCGCCACGCGGCTGTCGGCCTCCACCACGGCGCGCAGTTGGCGGTGTACGACGGCGAGGAGCGTGTCCTCGACCTGGCGACGGGCACCGTCGGTCCCGACGGGCCGGAGACGACGCCCGACCGCCGGCACGTCCTCTTCTCGTGTACCAAGCCCTACGCCGGCGTCTGTCTGCACCGCCTCGTCGAGCGTGGCGCCCTCGACTACGACGACCCGGTGTGCGACCACTGGCCCGAGTTCGCCACGCCGGGGACCGAGAAGGCCGAGGCGACGGTCCGGCACGTCCTCAGCCACCAGGCCGGTCTGCCGTACGGCCCGTTCGACGAGGCGTACGACCAGTGGACCGACTGGGACGCCGCCGTGGCGGCGATGGAGGAGCTGGACCCCCGGTTTCGCCCCGGATCGACCGCCGCGTACCACGCGCTCAACTACGGCTTCCTCGTCGGCGAACTCGTCCGCCGCGTGAGCGGGACGCCCGTCGACGAGTACGCCCGCGAACACGTCTTCGAGCCGTTGGGAATGACGGAGACGGCCATCGGGCTGCCGGACGACGACCCGGACGACGCCGCGACGCTCGCCGGCTTCGCGGCGGGCGAGCGCTGTCGGGACGCGGGCGTCGGTCTCGACGGGCGGGAGGGCGAAGCGGCCGAACTGTTCAATCGGGAGCCGATCCGTCGAGCAGTGATCCCGGCGGCGACGGGGGTCGGCACCGCCCGCGACATGGCGCGCTTCTACGCCTGCCTCGTAAACGGCGGGACGTTCGGCGGAACGCGGCTCCTCGCCTCCGAGACGGTCGAGACGGCGACGAGCGTGCAGGTCGAAGTGGAACGGGACGCGACGATGAAGGTACCACGACGGTACGCGCTCGGCTTCGAGCGCGCGGGCACCGCCTGGGACAAGTACGGGACGCTCGCGCCGCGGACGACGTTCGGCCACGGCGGGCTGGGAAGCGTCGTCGGCTGGGGCGACCCCGAGTCCGGACTGGCGATGGCTTACGTGACCAACGGCATCAGGGAGGAGACGGAACACGCGCAGCGAGCCTGTGAGATGGCCGACGCCGTGCGACGGGCGTTCGGCGGGTCGGCGTGA
- a CDS encoding homoserine dehydrogenase, whose protein sequence is MSLRLAVVGVGAVGRSVVELAPDYGHVVTAVADSRSSAVDPDGIDADATFERKEREGVVGSGDPADALAAEYDVLVEATPTTLGDAEPGFSHVRAALERDRHVVLANKGPVAERYADLRALEAESDGTVQFEAAVGGAIPILSTIADFGPNQITAARGVLNGTANFILSRMAAEGLGYEHVLAEAQDLGVAEADPAFDVDGTDAALKFVILANVLSDGAAVYSLDDAEVEGIRSIPASALDLAAEDGRTVRLIGEATADGVRVGPRLVPQHDALTVTGTRNIVQFETVHAGQLHLSGRGAGGPETATAILSDVSRLE, encoded by the coding sequence ATGAGTCTCCGTCTCGCGGTCGTCGGCGTCGGCGCCGTCGGTCGGTCGGTCGTCGAACTCGCGCCGGACTACGGTCACGTCGTGACCGCCGTCGCGGACTCGCGGTCGTCGGCCGTCGACCCGGACGGCATCGATGCGGACGCGACCTTCGAGCGCAAGGAGCGCGAGGGCGTCGTGGGGTCTGGCGACCCGGCGGACGCGCTCGCCGCCGAGTACGACGTTCTCGTCGAGGCGACACCGACGACGCTCGGCGACGCCGAACCCGGGTTTTCACACGTTCGCGCGGCCCTAGAGCGCGACCGGCACGTCGTGCTGGCGAACAAGGGACCGGTGGCGGAACGGTACGCCGACCTCCGCGCGCTCGAAGCCGAGAGCGACGGGACGGTGCAGTTCGAGGCCGCCGTCGGCGGCGCGATCCCCATCCTCTCGACCATCGCCGACTTCGGGCCGAACCAGATCACTGCGGCCCGGGGTGTACTCAACGGGACCGCGAACTTCATCCTCTCGCGGATGGCCGCGGAGGGGCTGGGGTACGAACACGTCCTCGCGGAGGCACAGGATCTCGGCGTCGCCGAGGCCGATCCCGCCTTCGACGTGGACGGGACGGACGCGGCGCTGAAGTTCGTCATCCTCGCGAACGTGTTGAGCGACGGCGCGGCCGTGTACTCCCTCGACGACGCCGAGGTGGAGGGCATCCGCTCCATTCCGGCGAGCGCCCTCGACTTGGCAGCGGAGGACGGCCGGACGGTCCGGCTGATCGGCGAGGCGACGGCCGACGGCGTGCGCGTCGGCCCGCGACTCGTCCCCCAGCACGACGCGCTGACGGTGACGGGCACGCGTAACATCGTCCAGTTCGAGACGGTTCACGCGGGACAGCTCCACCTGAGCGGTCGCGGTGCCGGCGGCCCGGAGACGGCGACGGCGATTCTCTCCGACGTGAGCCGACTGGAGTGA
- a CDS encoding DUF7562 family protein, protein MWRSGSDGGRDRKTVVCIACGSSLLRSEAREYDKEGDRWSRHGKEFEHLCKECYRNLCHQPRDELEALLVEIGDGEPLSQTDFLERYYGTVEERYGSAEEPES, encoded by the coding sequence ATGTGGCGCTCCGGATCGGATGGGGGGCGGGATCGGAAGACGGTCGTCTGCATCGCGTGTGGCTCGTCCCTCCTCCGGTCCGAGGCCCGCGAGTACGACAAGGAGGGAGACCGTTGGAGCCGACACGGCAAGGAGTTCGAACACCTCTGTAAGGAGTGTTACCGGAACCTCTGTCACCAACCCCGCGACGAACTCGAAGCGTTGCTCGTCGAGATCGGCGATGGGGAGCCGCTCTCGCAGACGGACTTCCTCGAACGCTACTACGGCACCGTCGAGGAGCGGTACGGCTCGGCGGAAGAGCCCGAGTCCTGA
- a CDS encoding DUF1028 domain-containing protein yields the protein MTYSICVRERGPDGLRFGVAAAARVPAVGSVCPYASDAGAVAVAGMVDADVGTRILDAVADGHRVADAISAAAADGSPHRQIHGVGAESVGAHTGAGCQPVATDRLGDGYTVGGTATADEAVLDALAQGYAENERDAPLARRLLTALAAAERAGGDGRDLPVGSAAVVVRTASGDAPLYHDLRVDASETPVADLRETYRLAKRGYEAAVERYG from the coding sequence GTGACCTACAGCATCTGCGTCCGGGAGCGGGGGCCGGACGGACTGCGCTTCGGCGTCGCCGCCGCGGCCCGCGTCCCGGCGGTGGGGAGCGTCTGCCCGTACGCGAGCGACGCCGGTGCCGTCGCGGTGGCCGGGATGGTCGACGCCGACGTGGGCACGCGGATCCTCGACGCCGTCGCCGACGGCCACCGCGTCGCAGACGCGATATCCGCGGCCGCCGCCGACGGCTCGCCCCACCGCCAGATTCACGGCGTCGGCGCCGAGTCGGTCGGCGCCCACACTGGCGCGGGCTGTCAGCCCGTCGCGACGGACCGCCTCGGCGACGGCTACACCGTCGGGGGGACCGCGACGGCCGACGAGGCGGTGCTCGACGCGTTGGCGCAGGGGTACGCCGAGAACGAACGCGACGCACCCCTCGCCCGTCGGCTACTGACTGCCCTCGCGGCGGCGGAGCGGGCGGGCGGCGACGGGCGCGACCTGCCGGTCGGGAGCGCGGCGGTGGTCGTGCGGACCGCCAGCGGGGACGCCCCGTTGTATCACGACCTGCGCGTCGACGCGAGCGAGACGCCGGTGGCCGACCTGCGCGAGACGTACCGGCTGGCGAAACGGGGCTACGAGGCGGCGGTGGAGCGGTACGGCTAG
- a CDS encoding RNA-binding protein — protein sequence MEVKSRHHLRSDEIRDLETTLDDALGVTLDGDTYERVDLVGTEFDLVLVDGEPSVFYVDGDPFLTVRGANAYPPERRVVTVDAGAVQFVSDGADVMRPGIVDADEDIAPGDLVAIVEETHGKALAVGRALDPGADLVGDSGKVIESVHHVGDDLYEFSV from the coding sequence ATGGAAGTCAAATCCCGCCATCACCTGCGGAGCGACGAAATACGGGACTTGGAGACGACCCTCGACGACGCTCTCGGCGTCACCCTCGACGGCGACACCTACGAACGCGTCGACCTCGTCGGGACCGAGTTCGACCTCGTCCTCGTCGACGGCGAGCCATCGGTCTTCTACGTCGACGGCGACCCGTTCCTGACGGTCCGGGGTGCGAACGCCTACCCTCCAGAGCGTCGGGTCGTCACCGTCGATGCCGGCGCCGTCCAGTTCGTCAGCGACGGCGCCGACGTGATGCGCCCCGGCATCGTCGACGCCGACGAGGACATCGCTCCCGGCGACCTCGTCGCCATCGTCGAGGAGACCCACGGCAAGGCGCTGGCCGTCGGCCGCGCCCTCGACCCCGGCGCCGACCTCGTCGGTGACTCGGGGAAGGTGATCGAGTCCGTCCACCACGTCGGCGACGACCTCTACGAGTTCTCGGTGTAG
- the rpsJ gene encoding 30S ribosomal protein S10, with translation MQQARVRLAGTSPEDLDGICDEVREIASKTGVSLSGPIPLPTKTLEVPARKSPDGEGTATWEHWEMRVHKRLIDIDADERALRQLMRIQVPNDVSIEIVLED, from the coding sequence ATGCAGCAGGCACGCGTTCGCCTGGCGGGTACGAGTCCCGAGGACCTCGACGGCATCTGCGACGAGGTTCGCGAGATCGCGAGCAAGACGGGCGTCAGCCTCAGCGGCCCGATCCCGCTGCCGACGAAGACGCTCGAAGTCCCGGCCCGGAAGTCCCCCGACGGTGAGGGGACTGCGACCTGGGAGCACTGGGAGATGCGCGTCCACAAGCGTCTCATCGACATCGACGCGGACGAACGCGCGCTCCGCCAGCTCATGCGTATCCAGGTCCCGAACGACGTCAGCATCGAGATCGTCCTCGAGGACTGA
- the uvrA gene encoding excinuclease ABC subunit UvrA: protein MSQDYIEVRGAEEHNLKDLDVRIPREEFSVVTGLSGSGKSSLAFETVYAEGQRRYIESLSAYARNFLGQMDKPQVESVEGLSPAISIDQKNAANNPRSTVGTVTELHDYLRLLYARIGTPHCPECGREVGEQSASQMVSRLLELPPGTKAKLCAPVVRDQKGAFEDRFDDLVSDGYSRVEVDGESYDLTMDRPELDENYDHTVDVVVDRVTVDPEARSRITDSVETALAEAGGVLKVVLPDPPEGVELGGSAARSTGDLAAGVDPADDGDDADPAPDRLVVEFSEDLACTHCGIDIPEIETRSFSFNSPHGACPECEGIGNAKEVDPDLVVEDESKPLKHVFEPWSYNRSYYRRQLDSVARHFGVSVDTPFAALDDEVQDAFLFGTDEDVLFEWTTKNGVRRKEQPFEGVIGNLERRHVETDSDNTRDHIEEFMAVTTCPECDGTRLKPASRAVVVDGTAITDVNRLSIADALAHFEGLESALTERERTIAEEILKEIRARLGFMKEVGLDYLTLDREAATLSGGESQRIRLATQVGSGLVGVLYVLDEPSIGLHQRDNDRLLDTLEGLRDLGNTLLVVEHDEETMRRADNVIDMGPGPGRRGGEVVVQGDFDEVVSCDDSITGDYLAGRREIPVPEERRDPDDGNLTVRGARQHNLADVDVSIPLGQFVAITGVSGSGKSTLMHDVLYKGLAREMNDNTSVDPGEHDAVEGYDAIETVRLIDQSPIGRTPRSNPATYTGVFDHVRELFAETKLANQRGYEKGRFSFNVKGGRCEECGGQGNVKIEMNFLSDVYVPCEECGGARYNDETLDVTYKDATIADVLDMEVDEALDFFEANTGIRRRLELLQDVGLGYMQLGQPSTTLSGGEAQRVKLAEELGKKDSGETLYLLDEPTTGLHPEDERKLIEVLHRLADAGNTVVVIEHELDLVKNADHVIDLGPEGGEGGGDVVTTGTPEDVAQVDDSHTGRYLRDLLPDVDLTGPRSDRRKPATAAGDD from the coding sequence ATGAGCCAGGACTACATCGAGGTTCGCGGGGCCGAGGAACACAACCTCAAGGACCTCGACGTCCGCATCCCCCGCGAGGAGTTCAGCGTCGTCACCGGTCTATCGGGCTCGGGCAAGTCGTCGCTCGCCTTCGAGACGGTGTACGCCGAAGGCCAGCGACGCTACATCGAGTCCCTCTCGGCGTACGCCCGCAACTTCCTCGGGCAGATGGACAAGCCACAGGTCGAAAGCGTCGAGGGCCTCTCGCCGGCCATCTCCATCGACCAGAAAAACGCCGCCAACAACCCCCGGTCGACGGTCGGCACCGTCACCGAACTCCACGACTACCTCCGCTTGCTGTACGCCCGCATCGGTACTCCCCACTGCCCCGAGTGCGGGCGCGAGGTGGGCGAACAGAGCGCGAGTCAGATGGTGAGTCGCCTCCTCGAACTGCCCCCGGGGACGAAGGCCAAACTCTGTGCGCCGGTCGTTCGCGACCAGAAGGGGGCGTTCGAGGATCGATTCGACGACCTAGTGAGCGACGGGTACAGCCGCGTCGAAGTCGACGGCGAGTCGTACGACCTCACGATGGATCGCCCGGAGTTGGACGAGAACTACGACCACACGGTCGACGTGGTGGTCGACCGGGTGACGGTCGATCCCGAGGCCCGCTCGCGCATCACGGACTCGGTGGAGACGGCCCTGGCGGAGGCGGGCGGCGTCCTGAAGGTCGTCCTTCCCGACCCGCCTGAAGGCGTCGAACTCGGCGGGTCGGCGGCGCGGTCGACGGGTGACCTGGCTGCCGGCGTCGACCCCGCGGACGACGGGGACGATGCCGACCCGGCTCCCGACCGCCTCGTCGTCGAGTTCTCCGAGGATCTGGCCTGTACCCACTGCGGCATCGACATCCCGGAAATCGAGACGCGGAGCTTCTCGTTTAACAGCCCACACGGCGCCTGCCCGGAGTGTGAAGGCATCGGCAACGCGAAGGAAGTCGACCCGGATCTGGTGGTGGAAGACGAGAGCAAGCCGCTGAAGCACGTCTTCGAGCCGTGGAGCTACAACCGCTCGTACTACCGTCGACAGCTCGACTCGGTGGCGAGACATTTCGGCGTCTCGGTCGACACGCCCTTCGCGGCACTGGACGACGAGGTACAGGACGCCTTCCTCTTCGGCACCGACGAGGACGTACTCTTCGAGTGGACGACGAAAAATGGCGTTCGCCGGAAGGAACAGCCGTTCGAGGGCGTGATCGGCAACCTCGAACGCCGGCACGTCGAGACGGACTCGGACAACACCCGCGACCACATCGAGGAGTTCATGGCCGTCACCACCTGTCCGGAATGTGACGGCACGCGCCTCAAGCCCGCGTCACGGGCCGTCGTCGTCGACGGGACGGCCATCACCGACGTCAATCGGCTGTCCATCGCGGACGCCCTCGCCCACTTCGAGGGGCTGGAGTCCGCGCTCACCGAGCGCGAGCGAACCATCGCGGAGGAGATCCTGAAGGAGATCCGCGCCCGCCTCGGGTTCATGAAGGAGGTGGGGCTGGACTACCTCACGCTGGACCGCGAGGCGGCGACCCTCTCCGGTGGCGAGTCACAGCGCATCCGCCTGGCCACGCAGGTCGGGTCCGGACTGGTGGGCGTGCTCTACGTCCTCGACGAACCCTCCATCGGCCTCCACCAGCGGGACAACGACCGCCTGCTCGACACCCTAGAGGGCCTGCGCGACCTCGGCAACACCCTCCTCGTGGTCGAACACGACGAGGAGACGATGCGTCGCGCCGACAACGTCATCGACATGGGTCCCGGACCGGGACGGCGCGGCGGCGAGGTGGTCGTGCAGGGCGACTTCGACGAGGTGGTCAGCTGTGACGACTCGATCACCGGCGACTACCTCGCCGGCCGCCGTGAGATTCCGGTGCCGGAGGAGCGCCGCGACCCCGACGACGGCAACCTCACGGTCCGCGGCGCCCGCCAGCACAACCTCGCCGACGTGGACGTCTCCATCCCGCTGGGCCAGTTCGTCGCCATCACCGGCGTCTCCGGCTCCGGGAAGTCCACGCTCATGCACGACGTACTCTACAAGGGCCTCGCGCGGGAGATGAACGACAACACCTCCGTCGACCCCGGCGAGCACGACGCCGTCGAGGGGTACGACGCCATCGAGACGGTTCGTCTCATCGACCAGTCGCCTATCGGCCGCACCCCGCGGTCGAACCCCGCCACCTACACCGGCGTCTTCGATCACGTTCGCGAACTCTTCGCCGAGACCAAGCTCGCGAACCAGCGTGGCTACGAGAAGGGCCGTTTCTCGTTCAACGTCAAAGGCGGCCGCTGTGAGGAGTGTGGGGGGCAAGGCAACGTCAAAATCGAGATGAACTTCCTCTCCGACGTGTACGTCCCTTGCGAGGAGTGTGGCGGCGCCCGCTACAACGACGAGACGCTCGACGTGACCTACAAGGACGCGACCATCGCGGACGTGCTCGACATGGAGGTCGACGAAGCGCTCGACTTCTTCGAGGCCAACACCGGCATCCGCCGGCGGCTCGAACTCCTCCAAGACGTGGGCCTCGGCTACATGCAGCTCGGCCAGCCCTCGACCACGCTCTCGGGCGGCGAAGCCCAGCGCGTCAAACTCGCGGAGGAGCTGGGCAAGAAAGACTCCGGCGAGACGTTGTACCTGCTCGACGAACCGACCACGGGCCTGCATCCCGAGGACGAGCGCAAACTGATCGAAGTCCTCCACCGCCTCGCGGATGCCGGTAACACGGTGGTGGTGATCGAACACGAACTCGACCTCGTCAAGAACGCCGACCACGTCATCGACCTCGGCCCGGAGGGCGGCGAGGGCGGTGGCGATGTGGTGACGACGGGGACGCCCGAGGACGTGGCGCAGGTTGACGACTCCCACACCGGGCGGTATCTGCGCGACCTGCTCCCCGACGTGGACCTCACTGGCCCGCGCTCGGATCGCCGGAAGCCGGCGACGGCCGCGGGCGACGACTAA
- a CDS encoding type II toxin-antitoxin system HicB family antitoxin: MASTTRDRDGSEGVVFIHEEDGSITAKDIETGVASFGDTKSEALRMLAEALELHEGGGEPVTDEDLREWGLDPDDFDTEELPEFMQ, translated from the coding sequence ATGGCGAGCACAACCCGCGACCGAGACGGGTCGGAGGGTGTCGTCTTCATCCACGAAGAGGACGGGAGCATCACGGCCAAGGATATCGAGACCGGTGTCGCCTCGTTCGGTGACACCAAGTCCGAAGCGCTCAGAATGCTCGCCGAAGCACTCGAACTCCACGAGGGAGGCGGCGAGCCCGTCACGGACGAGGACCTCCGCGAATGGGGGCTCGACCCCGACGACTTCGATACCGAGGAACTCCCCGAGTTCATGCAGTGA
- a CDS encoding cell division protein SepF, with product MGIMSKILGGGGTHSTEDYVELSLDDFDTARAEAGMSVHIAEISEQRDAMAIKDAVYDGDLVIADITRMSPSDSVVDRILEDLRQVAREVDGDVVQKGDDQIIVAPTGVAISREKLS from the coding sequence ATGGGCATCATGAGCAAGATCCTCGGCGGCGGCGGGACCCACAGCACCGAGGACTACGTGGAACTGAGCCTCGACGACTTCGACACGGCGCGAGCCGAGGCGGGGATGAGCGTGCACATCGCGGAGATCAGCGAGCAGCGAGACGCCATGGCGATCAAGGACGCCGTTTACGACGGTGACCTCGTCATCGCGGACATCACGCGGATGAGTCCGAGCGACAGCGTCGTCGACCGGATTCTGGAGGACCTCCGGCAGGTCGCCCGCGAAGTCGACGGCGACGTGGTCCAGAAAGGCGACGATCAGATCATCGTCGCGCCGACGGGCGTCGCGATCAGCCGCGAGAAGCTGTCCTGA
- a CDS encoding type II toxin-antitoxin system HicA family toxin, translating into MVRTSFSGQEIASVLTSHGYHPVDRTGSHLKLRYEHPDTGEVRVVTVPMKSADLIPTGTLQSIADQCGAKDFHAWCRWLDENR; encoded by the coding sequence ATGGTCCGGACGTCTTTTTCCGGGCAGGAGATCGCATCGGTGCTTACCTCCCACGGTTACCATCCTGTCGACCGCACTGGCAGTCACCTGAAACTTCGATACGAACACCCCGACACGGGCGAAGTTCGGGTGGTCACCGTTCCGATGAAGTCCGCAGATCTGATTCCTACGGGGACGCTCCAGTCGATCGCCGACCAGTGCGGAGCGAAAGACTTCCACGCGTGGTGTCGGTGGCTCGACGAGAACCGCTGA
- a CDS encoding ribonuclease catalytic domain-containing protein: MTSDSEAQAQAGTAEGQGPVEISPAEARQLQEKREELFEEFEIRDGFPPDVLREARERTEGVQGEIQDELERRTDLRDLTAWTTDPIDAQDFDDAISVREEADAYRLWVHIADVTHYVHPDSAMWEEAVQRGNTVYLPAYTIHMLPPTLAETVCSLVPDEDRLAHTVEMELDKETLSFEELDIYKSVIRSDERLTYSQCENRLEDPDAPLHEENTLAFELADRMHEQRKEDGSLVLNPRRDRAHTIIEECMLKANKAVTHELMWNRGVEAMYRVHPQPTPDQWNDALREIQELNGVSIPSDKWDDPRKAVNGALETAPDRMLSKIQRAVLKVMPRAKYMNDPFGGHHALNFDIYGHFTSPIRRLSDLINHWIVHENDVPEDLIELCDRASDRQKDGETVERLYKGFMEEVGLDPYAVNNRGVVTVDEDGTVIDDGGLPPEEN, translated from the coding sequence ATGACGAGCGATTCCGAAGCGCAGGCCCAGGCCGGGACGGCCGAGGGCCAGGGACCGGTCGAGATCAGCCCGGCCGAGGCCCGCCAGTTACAGGAGAAACGCGAAGAACTATTCGAGGAGTTCGAGATTCGGGACGGCTTCCCACCCGACGTCCTCCGGGAGGCGCGCGAGCGGACCGAGGGCGTCCAAGGGGAGATTCAGGACGAACTGGAGCGCCGGACGGACCTCCGGGACCTGACGGCGTGGACGACCGACCCCATCGACGCCCAGGACTTCGACGACGCGATCAGCGTCCGTGAGGAAGCGGACGCCTACCGCCTGTGGGTCCACATCGCGGACGTGACTCACTACGTCCACCCCGACTCGGCGATGTGGGAGGAGGCCGTCCAGCGGGGCAACACCGTCTATCTTCCCGCCTACACGATCCACATGCTCCCGCCGACGCTCGCGGAGACGGTGTGTTCGCTCGTCCCCGACGAGGATCGCCTCGCTCACACCGTCGAGATGGAACTCGACAAGGAGACGCTCTCCTTCGAGGAGCTAGACATCTACAAATCCGTCATCCGGAGCGACGAACGGCTCACCTACAGCCAGTGTGAGAACCGGCTGGAGGACCCCGACGCCCCGCTCCACGAGGAGAACACCCTCGCGTTCGAACTCGCCGACCGGATGCACGAACAGCGCAAGGAGGACGGATCGCTCGTCCTCAACCCGCGGCGTGACCGCGCCCACACCATCATCGAGGAGTGCATGCTGAAAGCGAACAAGGCGGTGACCCACGAACTGATGTGGAACCGCGGCGTCGAGGCGATGTACCGCGTCCACCCCCAGCCCACCCCGGACCAGTGGAACGACGCGCTCCGCGAGATTCAGGAACTGAACGGCGTCTCCATCCCCTCCGACAAGTGGGACGACCCCCGAAAGGCGGTCAACGGCGCGCTGGAGACGGCGCCCGACCGGATGCTCTCGAAGATCCAGCGGGCGGTCCTGAAGGTGATGCCCCGTGCGAAGTACATGAACGACCCCTTCGGCGGTCACCACGCCCTCAACTTCGACATCTACGGCCACTTCACTTCGCCCATCCGCCGGCTCTCCGATCTGATCAACCACTGGATCGTCCACGAGAACGACGTTCCCGAGGATCTGATCGAACTCTGTGATCGGGCCTCCGACCGACAGAAAGACGGCGAAACGGTCGAACGCCTCTACAAAGGGTTCATGGAAGAGGTTGGCCTCGACCCGTACGCGGTGAACAACCGCGGCGTCGTCACCGTCGACGAGGACGGCACGGTGATAGACGACGGGGGACTGCCACCCGAGGAGAACTGA
- the tuf gene encoding translation elongation factor EF-1 subunit alpha, with protein sequence MSDKPHQNLAIIGHVDHGKSTLVGRLLFETGSVPEHVIEQYREEAEEKGKGGFEFAYVMDNLAEERERGVTIDIAHQEFDTDEYFFTIVDCPGHRDFVKNMITGASQADNAVLVVAADDGVAPQTREHVFLARTLGINELIIGVNKMDIVDYSEDTFKEVVEEVKQLLKQVRFGTEDASFIPISAFEGDNVAERSGNMDWFDGPTLLEALNDLPETEPPTDAPLRLPIQDVYTISGIGTVPVGRVETGIMNTGDNVSFQPSDVGGEVKTIEMHHEEVPEAGPGDNVGFNVRGIGKDDIRRGDVCGPADDPPSVAETFQAQVVVMQHPSVITAGYTPVFHAHTAQVACTIESIDQKLDPASGEVAEENPDFIKSGDAAVVTVRPQKPLSIEPSSEIPELGSFAIRDMGQTIAAGKVLSVDER encoded by the coding sequence ATGAGTGACAAACCGCACCAGAATCTGGCCATTATCGGCCACGTCGACCACGGCAAGAGCACGCTCGTCGGCCGACTCCTGTTCGAGACAGGGTCGGTCCCGGAGCACGTAATCGAGCAGTACCGCGAGGAAGCCGAGGAGAAGGGCAAAGGCGGCTTCGAGTTCGCCTACGTCATGGACAACCTCGCCGAAGAGCGCGAGCGAGGCGTCACCATCGACATCGCCCACCAGGAGTTCGACACCGACGAGTACTTCTTCACCATCGTCGACTGCCCGGGCCACCGTGACTTCGTGAAGAACATGATCACGGGTGCCTCGCAGGCCGACAACGCGGTGCTCGTCGTCGCGGCCGACGACGGCGTCGCGCCCCAGACCCGCGAGCACGTCTTCCTCGCCCGCACGCTCGGGATCAACGAACTGATCATCGGCGTGAACAAGATGGACATCGTCGACTACTCCGAGGACACCTTCAAGGAGGTCGTCGAGGAGGTCAAGCAGCTCCTCAAGCAGGTCCGCTTCGGCACGGAGGACGCCTCCTTCATCCCGATTTCGGCCTTCGAGGGCGACAACGTCGCCGAGAGGTCCGGGAACATGGACTGGTTCGACGGTCCGACCCTGCTCGAGGCCCTGAACGACCTGCCGGAGACGGAGCCGCCGACGGACGCGCCGCTTCGCCTGCCGATCCAGGACGTCTACACCATCTCCGGTATCGGGACGGTCCCGGTCGGCCGCGTCGAGACCGGCATCATGAACACCGGCGACAACGTCTCGTTCCAGCCCTCGGACGTCGGCGGCGAGGTCAAGACCATCGAGATGCACCACGAAGAGGTGCCCGAGGCCGGCCCCGGCGACAACGTCGGGTTCAACGTCCGCGGCATCGGCAAGGACGACATCCGCCGCGGTGACGTCTGTGGCCCGGCCGACGACCCGCCGTCGGTCGCCGAGACGTTCCAGGCGCAGGTCGTCGTCATGCAGCACCCGTCGGTGATCACCGCTGGCTACACGCCGGTCTTCCACGCCCACACGGCACAGGTCGCGTGTACCATCGAGTCCATCGACCAGAAACTCGACCCCGCGAGCGGCGAGGTGGCCGAGGAGAACCCGGACTTCATCAAGTCCGGCGACGCCGCGGTCGTCACCGTCCGCCCGCAGAAGCCTCTCAGCATCGAGCCGTCCTCGGAGATCCCCGAGCTCGGTAGCTTCGCCATCCGCGACATGGGTCAGACCATCGCGGCCGGCAAAGTGCTCTCGGTCGACGAGCGATAG